The Candidatus Nitrosymbiomonas proteolyticus genome has a segment encoding these proteins:
- a CDS encoding Tfp pilus assembly protein, major pilin PilA, producing the protein MLRIGKHRARTGGFTLIELLTVIAIIAILSAVLLPVFARAKDNAYRSSDIQRMNEIRTALQLYKADNDAYPPALLGYATLYMTGPQTGQVVPATQYNGHLYSRRIPSLDTLRPSYNRVDANLVTKAVWPNQDPRPVGSAPILDLDGDGDIDNNDDFAGARQAFGPLDTVLAESPIAVSPCDGGSASLDACFYQISGYDVALIPETGSGPARFEVHYARFWTSWGLSTGHANDDPRQLGYQDPPDNTVITWNTYFREYSGGQPVIGRRDIVLFLGGAARPFDSRALYERSWRVLP; encoded by the coding sequence ATGTTGAGAATAGGGAAACACCGTGCGCGCACGGGGGGCTTCACGCTTATCGAATTGCTCACCGTGATCGCGATCATCGCCATCCTTTCAGCGGTGCTGTTGCCCGTGTTTGCCCGCGCCAAGGACAACGCGTACCGGAGTTCGGACATCCAGCGGATGAACGAGATTCGGACCGCTTTGCAGCTCTATAAGGCGGACAACGACGCCTATCCCCCTGCGCTTTTGGGGTACGCGACGCTGTACATGACGGGTCCTCAGACCGGCCAGGTCGTGCCGGCGACCCAATACAACGGCCACCTTTATTCACGCAGGATCCCTTCGCTGGACACCTTGCGGCCCAGCTACAACCGCGTGGACGCGAACTTGGTCACCAAGGCGGTTTGGCCCAATCAAGACCCTCGCCCGGTCGGATCCGCTCCCATTCTGGACCTCGATGGTGACGGCGACATCGACAACAACGACGACTTCGCCGGAGCGCGGCAAGCGTTCGGGCCTCTCGACACCGTTCTCGCGGAATCCCCGATCGCGGTCAGCCCTTGCGACGGCGGTTCTGCGTCCTTGGACGCCTGCTTCTACCAAATCAGCGGCTACGATGTGGCGCTGATCCCGGAGACGGGCAGCGGCCCGGCCCGGTTCGAAGTGCACTACGCGAGGTTCTGGACGAGTTGGGGACTTTCGACGGGCCACGCGAACGACGACCCGAGACAGCTCGGCTACCAGGACCCGCCCGACAATACGGTAATCACTTGGAACACCTACTTCCGGGAGTATTCGGGAGGGCAACCTGTCATCGGCCGACGTGACATCGTGCTCTTCCTTGGCGGCGCGGCGCGGCCGTTCGACTCGCGCGCGCTCTACGAAAGATCGTGGCGCGTGCTTCCTTGA
- a CDS encoding peptidase A24 — MFPEWSWVLGLAIGASFGSFLNVVIYRLPRRISLAKPAHSFCPNCKTDLGVADLIPLLSWLFLGGKCRHCGAKIPPRYFLVELVNGGLYAYIWHLFLVADFDVARAALAAATASLLVAMLFIDWEFYIIPDELNALLWLVGVAFNAYLIAVGHEAAFLWGIPSSFAGWLVGTGVIWGISFLGRIAFQKDAMGHGDIKMARGIGAVLLPIGVLLTCGIAVFLGAVLGAVQVLVWRFSPESEHPEASSRQETGESTGEGLQYDEPESIGSLLRCGLAYAVCLDIVGLFFPKLYMRVFGEDPFTSVEDDEFEVERTMIPFGPYLAAGAIAVLLFKPQVMSWIDAYSQWAFGGS; from the coding sequence GTGTTTCCTGAGTGGAGTTGGGTGCTGGGACTCGCGATCGGCGCGTCTTTCGGCAGCTTCCTCAACGTGGTCATCTATCGCCTGCCCCGGCGCATTTCCCTCGCCAAACCCGCTCACAGCTTCTGCCCGAACTGCAAGACGGACCTCGGCGTTGCCGACCTCATTCCCCTTCTTAGTTGGCTCTTTTTGGGGGGGAAGTGCCGTCATTGCGGCGCAAAGATTCCGCCCCGGTACTTTCTCGTCGAACTCGTCAACGGCGGGCTGTACGCTTACATTTGGCACCTGTTCTTGGTGGCCGACTTCGATGTCGCTCGGGCGGCACTGGCGGCGGCCACTGCGTCGCTGCTCGTTGCGATGCTGTTCATCGACTGGGAGTTCTACATCATCCCGGACGAACTCAACGCGCTGCTTTGGCTCGTGGGCGTCGCGTTCAACGCCTACCTCATCGCGGTGGGGCACGAGGCGGCGTTTCTTTGGGGAATACCGAGCAGCTTTGCGGGCTGGCTCGTGGGAACGGGAGTCATTTGGGGGATTAGCTTTCTGGGTCGGATTGCGTTTCAGAAGGACGCGATGGGACATGGCGACATCAAGATGGCCCGAGGGATCGGCGCGGTGCTGCTGCCGATCGGGGTGCTTCTGACTTGCGGCATCGCGGTGTTTCTGGGGGCCGTGTTGGGTGCGGTACAGGTGCTGGTGTGGAGGTTTTCGCCTGAGTCAGAACATCCAGAGGCTTCGTCCCGTCAAGAAACTGGAGAATCTACCGGCGAGGGATTGCAGTACGACGAGCCTGAATCGATCGGCTCGTTGCTGCGGTGCGGGCTTGCGTACGCCGTATGCCTTGACATCGTGGGACTGTTCTTCCCCAAACTCTACATGAGGGTGTTTGGGGAGGACCCGTTCACGTCGGTGGAGGACGACGAGTTCGAGGTGGAAAGAACGATGATTCCGTTTGGTCCGTACCTCGCGGCGGGGGCAATCGCGGTACTGTTGTTCAAACCCCAGGTAATGTCATGGATCGACGCCTATTCGCAATGGGCGTTCGGAGGGAGCTAG
- a CDS encoding type II secretory pathway, component PulF encodes MPVYTYTYRDASGGVQKGTAEAESEEVLRKRFEEQGFTLTEVTMIRARGTKPKRYGKVRLNNLSIFCRQFSTMVDAGVSLVRCLDVLSQQTQDPKLRKIIMDVGERVEGGESLSRAMQRHPRTFSNLFIGLIRAGEVGGVLEESLQRLSHFLEKDVELRRKVKSALTYPVLVLVMATGITFFLVYWFVPQFAKILEDLGLSKDKIPGPTQFLIDLAHNLEKNWWVFLLVIVGIIVAYKLFVSTRFGRRIADRVKLKMPVFGKLHHKICLARFSRTLGTLLTSGVPILQAMETTSGVVGNTIMSDAVMEARARIREGDRIGEPLETSRLFPPMVVHMIGVGEESGSLDFMLQKIADFYESEIEATLASLTAALEPIMIVMMGVIVGFIVISMFLPFASIISELTAGGSS; translated from the coding sequence ATGCCCGTCTATACCTACACTTATCGAGATGCGAGCGGCGGAGTTCAAAAGGGAACCGCCGAAGCGGAAAGCGAAGAGGTCCTGAGGAAGCGTTTCGAAGAACAGGGCTTCACCCTCACCGAAGTCACGATGATTCGGGCTCGGGGCACGAAGCCCAAGCGGTACGGAAAGGTCCGTCTCAACAACCTGTCGATCTTTTGTCGCCAGTTCTCGACGATGGTCGACGCCGGCGTTTCGCTGGTCCGGTGCCTCGACGTGTTGTCGCAGCAGACCCAAGACCCCAAGCTGCGAAAGATCATCATGGACGTGGGCGAGCGAGTGGAGGGAGGCGAAAGCCTTTCTCGCGCGATGCAGCGCCACCCCCGAACCTTCTCCAACCTCTTCATCGGCCTGATCCGCGCCGGAGAGGTGGGTGGTGTTTTGGAAGAGTCGCTGCAACGGCTTTCGCACTTCTTGGAAAAGGACGTCGAACTCCGTCGCAAGGTCAAGTCGGCCCTGACGTATCCGGTCTTGGTGCTCGTCATGGCGACCGGCATCACGTTCTTTCTCGTGTATTGGTTCGTCCCTCAGTTCGCCAAGATCCTCGAGGACCTGGGGCTTTCCAAGGACAAGATTCCGGGCCCCACTCAGTTCCTGATCGACCTGGCCCACAACCTCGAAAAGAACTGGTGGGTGTTCTTGCTGGTGATCGTCGGCATCATCGTCGCTTACAAGCTGTTCGTCAGTACGAGGTTCGGGCGCCGCATCGCCGACCGCGTGAAGCTCAAGATGCCCGTCTTCGGGAAGCTGCACCACAAGATTTGCCTCGCCCGGTTCAGCCGGACGCTTGGCACGCTGCTGACCTCGGGCGTTCCGATTCTGCAAGCTATGGAGACCACTTCGGGCGTCGTGGGCAACACGATCATGTCGGACGCCGTGATGGAAGCCCGGGCGCGAATCCGCGAAGGGGACCGAATTGGAGAGCCTCTGGAGACGAGCCGACTGTTCCCGCCGATGGTCGTTCACATGATCGGCGTCGGAGAGGAATCGGGTTCGCTCGACTTCATGCTTCAGAAGATCGCCGACTTCTATGAATCGGAGATCGAGGCCACGCTCGCTTCGCTTACAGCCGCGCTCGAACCGATCATGATCGTCATGATGGGCGTCATCGTCGGCTTCATCGTCATTTCGATGTTCCTTCCGTTCGCGTCGATCATTTCCGAGTTGACCGCGGGCGGCTCGTCGTAA
- a CDS encoding pilus retraction protein PilT, giving the protein MNDNTPMFQLTDAQAPEPVEAEQSGSGPLSVEDLHVDDFLNIVVDRNASDLHISANCEPVIREDGKLKRLNYQRFTPQITQRMMYDILSDEHIHRFETTLELDFSYALPKRARFRVNCFRDRGSVASAFRLIPQKIPTVKELNLPPILEKLTEKPRGLILVTGPTGHGKSTSLAAMINKINEDRAEHIITIEDPIEYLHVNKLSVINQRELGHDTKSFANALRAALREDPDVMLVGEMRDMETIQLAITAAETGHLVFATLHTNTAAESIDRIIDVFPPGQQEQIRIQLANNIQAVVSQQLLPRSGAPGRVPAVEIMIATPAIRNLIRENKTHQIPSTIQTSHQYGMISMDQCLRDLYGRGWITLDHAMSRAVNVDELKKMISTPQTGGGGSPSPGR; this is encoded by the coding sequence ATGAACGACAACACACCTATGTTTCAATTGACCGACGCGCAGGCGCCGGAACCGGTAGAGGCGGAGCAGAGCGGCTCGGGCCCGCTGTCCGTCGAGGACCTCCACGTCGACGATTTTCTCAACATCGTCGTCGATCGGAACGCCTCCGACCTCCACATCAGCGCGAACTGCGAGCCGGTGATTCGCGAGGACGGGAAGCTCAAGAGGCTGAACTACCAGAGGTTCACGCCCCAGATCACCCAGCGGATGATGTACGACATCCTCTCGGACGAGCACATCCACCGTTTTGAGACGACGCTCGAACTCGACTTCTCCTACGCCCTCCCTAAGCGCGCCCGGTTCCGCGTGAACTGTTTTCGGGATCGAGGCTCGGTCGCCTCGGCCTTCCGCTTGATTCCGCAGAAGATCCCTACCGTCAAGGAGTTGAACCTTCCTCCGATCCTCGAGAAGTTGACCGAAAAGCCGCGCGGGCTGATCCTCGTCACGGGTCCCACTGGCCACGGTAAGTCGACGAGCCTTGCGGCGATGATCAACAAGATCAACGAGGACCGCGCCGAGCACATCATCACGATCGAGGACCCGATCGAATACTTGCACGTGAACAAGCTGAGCGTGATCAATCAGCGCGAGTTGGGGCACGACACCAAGAGCTTCGCCAACGCCCTTCGGGCGGCCCTTCGCGAAGACCCGGACGTCATGCTCGTGGGTGAAATGCGCGACATGGAGACGATCCAGCTCGCGATCACGGCCGCTGAAACGGGCCACCTGGTGTTCGCGACCCTGCACACGAACACGGCCGCTGAATCGATCGACCGTATCATCGACGTGTTCCCCCCAGGGCAGCAGGAGCAGATTCGCATTCAGCTCGCCAACAATATTCAGGCAGTGGTTTCGCAACAGCTTCTTCCTAGGTCGGGCGCGCCGGGACGCGTCCCCGCGGTCGAGATCATGATCGCGACTCCTGCGATTCGGAACCTCATTCGCGAGAACAAAACGCACCAGATTCCGTCCACCATTCAAACGAGCCACCAATACGGCATGATCTCGATGGACCAGTGCCTTCGAGACCTTTACGGAAGAGGGTGGATCACGCTCGACCACGCAATGTCCCGCGCGGTCAACGTGGACGAACTGAAGAAGATGATTTCGACACCGCAGACCGGAGGAGGAGGATCGCCCAGCCCTGGGCGGTAA
- a CDS encoding type II secretion system protein GspE encodes MALKRVSMVDFLLEKGYITSAQLDEAKKVQQQTNEPDLGKVLVTLGMVGERAVLEGKAAESGYPFVDIDNVQIESNAINVVPERIVKLHSAIPVRKEGNNLWVAMANISDLRAQDDITMASGCRVHPVMAVPGAIEDAIKKYYSGTAGNGDAAAAETALQQASPAGTPSIHGEIRAAIASAQVARGREGEEEAADADAEKMAEQAPIIKLANALIQQAIYDRASDIHVEPQHRSVRVRYRIDGVLMEAMMVPKSLQAPLISRLKIMADMNIAERRIPQDGRIEIRHQNKEYDLRVSSIPTPFGEKIVMRILDKSSILIGLGKLGFTDENQAKIEELTSQPNGMFLSTGPTGSGKTTTQYSVLNRLNTVGVNVITIEEPIEYQLNGIAQVQVNRKAGLTFATALRSFLRQDPDIIMVGEMRDLETAEIAIEASLTGHLVLSTLHTNDAPSATIRMVDMGVEPYLIAATVIGVLAQRLGRRIDQSHKEAYAVPAIDLRRFGFNFTDPEEEVTLYRGVPHEDNRMTGYRGRVGLHELLVVNDEVRELIVRRAPLTDLKEAGKANGMKELREDGLVKVLAGVTDPQEVMRVVFTAGF; translated from the coding sequence ATGGCGTTAAAGCGCGTCTCGATGGTCGACTTCTTGTTGGAGAAGGGGTACATCACCTCGGCCCAACTCGACGAAGCGAAGAAGGTTCAGCAGCAGACGAACGAACCGGACCTCGGAAAGGTCCTGGTTACTTTGGGCATGGTCGGCGAGCGCGCGGTGCTCGAAGGCAAAGCGGCCGAAAGCGGCTACCCGTTCGTCGACATCGACAACGTCCAGATCGAGTCGAACGCGATCAACGTCGTGCCTGAGCGCATCGTCAAGTTGCACAGCGCCATCCCGGTTCGCAAGGAAGGCAATAACCTGTGGGTCGCGATGGCGAACATCTCGGACCTACGAGCGCAGGACGACATCACGATGGCTTCGGGGTGCCGGGTGCATCCGGTGATGGCCGTTCCGGGCGCCATCGAGGACGCGATCAAGAAGTACTACTCCGGAACCGCCGGCAACGGCGACGCGGCGGCGGCGGAGACCGCCTTGCAGCAGGCCTCTCCGGCAGGGACGCCGAGCATCCACGGCGAGATTCGGGCGGCCATCGCGAGCGCCCAAGTCGCCAGAGGGCGCGAAGGCGAAGAAGAGGCGGCCGATGCGGACGCCGAGAAGATGGCCGAGCAAGCGCCGATCATCAAGCTCGCCAACGCCCTGATCCAACAAGCGATTTACGACAGAGCCAGCGACATCCACGTCGAGCCGCAGCATCGATCCGTGCGAGTCCGGTACCGCATCGACGGCGTCTTGATGGAGGCGATGATGGTTCCCAAGAGCCTGCAGGCGCCGCTCATCAGCCGCCTGAAGATCATGGCGGACATGAACATCGCCGAGCGCCGGATTCCCCAAGACGGCCGTATCGAGATTCGCCACCAAAACAAAGAGTACGACCTTCGCGTATCGAGCATCCCGACCCCGTTCGGCGAGAAGATCGTCATGCGTATTCTCGACAAGTCGAGCATCCTCATCGGACTTGGCAAGCTCGGCTTTACGGATGAGAACCAGGCGAAGATCGAAGAGCTCACCTCGCAGCCGAACGGCATGTTCCTCTCGACCGGTCCTACGGGTTCGGGAAAAACCACCACACAGTACTCGGTCTTGAACCGGCTCAACACGGTTGGCGTGAACGTCATCACGATTGAAGAGCCGATCGAGTACCAGCTCAACGGCATCGCCCAGGTCCAGGTGAACCGCAAAGCCGGCCTGACGTTCGCTACGGCACTGCGGTCGTTCCTTAGGCAAGACCCCGACATCATCATGGTCGGAGAAATGCGCGACCTGGAAACCGCCGAAATCGCCATCGAGGCGTCGCTGACGGGCCACCTTGTTCTTTCCACCCTGCACACGAACGACGCTCCTTCGGCCACGATTCGTATGGTCGATATGGGCGTCGAGCCGTACCTGATCGCTGCGACCGTCATCGGCGTTTTGGCCCAAAGGCTGGGCCGCCGGATCGACCAGAGCCACAAGGAGGCGTACGCGGTTCCGGCGATCGACCTTCGCAGGTTCGGGTTCAACTTCACCGACCCCGAGGAAGAAGTCACCCTGTACCGCGGCGTTCCTCACGAAGACAACCGGATGACCGGCTACCGGGGCCGTGTCGGTTTGCACGAGTTGCTGGTCGTGAACGATGAGGTCCGGGAACTCATCGTGCGCCGCGCTCCTTTGACCGACCTGAAAGAAGCCGGCAAAGCGAACGGCATGAAGGAGTTGCGCGAAGACGGCCTCGTCAAGGTTCTAGCGGGCGTCACGGACCCTCAAGAAGTGATGCGGGTGGTCTTCACCGCTGGATTCTAG
- a CDS encoding arginyl-tRNA synthetase, producing the protein MHSQLLSARSAGYIRKALIRDFLESELRAAVERLIASGELPPGDYPTPTLSDAKDASHGDFSSQFALAAAKTAGLPPREIADRLAAQLPLGELLDSAEVAGPGFLNLRLRSVAIAKFVKEVLEKGDDLPRSLAEAPVRLNVEFVSVNPNGPITVGSGRGAAFGSTLCNVLEAAGHKVHREYYINDGTNSEQMRLFAESVRAILLGRSIPEGGYRGDYVAHIAERVNRQIDGVEKSIDRLKWRLSNMGTVVRQAYIESEQERITFETQRLLSALGPILHLRANSQSNEQIVERLGWELQVLAGNAAFNEQADDLAAFGVTFDTWFSEQYLHDSGKVQECIEALIAKGAADTEPYQLEVIKKKGEPDEVKRNEQPIEEDGDESPHIEQPDPKPSPPTPSPSSPGGEKGEGALATLWLRSTKFADDKDRVLRRKDGRWTYIASDVAYHKDKFNRGSAPGEKGSVAPADKLLTILGPDHHGYIGRLRAVVAALLEEQGEAAGGDATQPLSESEALLYRDPAERDACLAALEEARKKLEVVIFQIVRFVKDGKPAPMRKRDGNIYSLKDLMLEIGKNAAPAAKESEQLRIGKDVARFFYLMRSHDTHMDFDLDLAEKQSDENPVYYVQYAHARICSVLRKAEETGLGAPGPHDPFDPALLAEPKELALIKKVCDLPFEVRRCAEDYGVHRLTSYATELARAYHAFYDSCRVLQPENLPLTRARLALCQAAAIGLRSTLGLLGISAPERM; encoded by the coding sequence ATGCATTCCCAACTTCTCTCGGCGCGGTCGGCGGGGTACATTCGGAAGGCATTGATTCGCGATTTCCTTGAGTCTGAACTGCGGGCGGCCGTCGAGCGCCTGATTGCGTCCGGCGAACTGCCGCCGGGAGACTACCCGACCCCAACCCTTTCCGACGCCAAAGACGCCTCCCACGGCGACTTTTCGAGCCAGTTCGCGCTCGCAGCCGCCAAGACCGCGGGCCTCCCCCCGAGGGAGATCGCCGACCGGCTCGCGGCGCAGCTTCCCCTGGGTGAATTGCTGGATTCGGCAGAAGTCGCCGGGCCGGGCTTTCTCAACCTGCGCTTGAGGTCCGTCGCGATCGCGAAGTTCGTGAAAGAAGTACTCGAAAAGGGGGACGATCTCCCAAGGTCGTTGGCCGAGGCTCCGGTTCGGCTGAACGTCGAGTTCGTGTCGGTGAACCCGAACGGCCCGATCACCGTGGGCTCCGGAAGGGGCGCAGCGTTCGGCTCGACCCTCTGCAACGTGTTGGAGGCGGCGGGCCACAAGGTTCACCGGGAGTATTACATCAACGACGGCACGAACAGCGAGCAGATGAGGCTGTTTGCGGAGAGTGTGCGGGCGATTCTCCTGGGTCGGTCTATTCCAGAAGGAGGGTATCGGGGGGACTATGTTGCCCACATAGCTGAGCGAGTAAACCGTCAGATCGACGGCGTCGAAAAGTCTATCGATAGACTTAAATGGAGGCTGTCGAATATGGGAACGGTGGTGAGACAGGCCTACATAGAGTCTGAGCAGGAACGAATTACGTTTGAGACCCAACGGCTGTTGTCAGCACTCGGGCCAATCCTGCACTTGCGTGCCAACAGTCAGAGCAACGAGCAAATCGTTGAGCGGCTGGGCTGGGAACTGCAAGTCCTTGCAGGAAACGCAGCTTTCAACGAACAGGCGGACGACCTCGCCGCATTCGGCGTCACCTTCGACACCTGGTTCTCCGAACAGTACCTCCACGACTCCGGCAAGGTTCAAGAGTGCATCGAAGCCCTCATCGCCAAGGGAGCGGCGGACACCGAACCCTACCAACTCGAAGTCATCAAGAAAAAGGGCGAACCCGACGAAGTCAAGAGGAATGAGCAGCCCATCGAGGAGGACGGCGACGAATCGCCGCACATCGAGCAGCCGGACCCCAAACCCTCACCCCCAACCCCCTCTCCCTCTTCGCCCGGCGGCGAAAAAGGCGAGGGGGCTCTTGCGACCCTCTGGCTCCGCTCCACCAAGTTCGCCGACGACAAGGACCGCGTCCTGCGGCGCAAGGACGGCCGCTGGACCTACATCGCCAGCGACGTCGCCTATCATAAGGACAAGTTCAACCGGGGCTCTGCGCCCGGCGAAAAAGGTAGTGTGGCCCCGGCCGACAAGCTCCTCACCATCCTCGGCCCAGATCACCACGGCTACATCGGAAGGCTGAGGGCGGTCGTGGCGGCTCTGCTGGAGGAGCAGGGAGAGGCGGCCGGAGGCGATGCGACGCAACCTCTTTCCGAGTCCGAGGCGCTCCTCTACCGCGACCCCGCCGAGCGCGACGCATGTCTGGCTGCCCTCGAAGAAGCCAGGAAGAAACTCGAAGTCGTCATCTTCCAGATCGTGCGCTTCGTCAAAGACGGCAAGCCCGCGCCGATGCGCAAGCGGGACGGCAACATCTACTCGCTCAAGGACCTGATGCTGGAGATTGGCAAGAACGCTGCTCCCGCTGCCAAGGAGAGCGAGCAACTCCGAATCGGCAAGGACGTCGCCCGGTTCTTCTATCTCATGCGCTCGCACGACACCCACATGGACTTCGACCTCGACCTAGCCGAAAAGCAGTCCGACGAGAACCCGGTCTATTACGTTCAGTACGCCCACGCTCGCATCTGCTCGGTGCTGCGAAAGGCCGAGGAAACCGGCCTGGGCGCCCCCGGACCCCACGACCCGTTCGACCCTGCCTTGCTCGCCGAGCCGAAAGAGCTCGCCCTGATCAAGAAGGTCTGCGACCTGCCGTTCGAGGTGCGGCGATGCGCCGAGGACTACGGCGTGCACCGTCTGACGAGCTATGCGACCGAGCTCGCGCGGGCTTACCACGCCTTCTACGATAGCTGCCGGGTGCTCCAACCGGAAAACCTTCCGCTCACGAGGGCCCGCCTCGCGCTCTGCCAAGCCGCCGCGATCGGGCTGCGCTCCACCCTCGGACTCCTCGGAATCTCAGCGCCCGAACGCATGTGA
- a CDS encoding coproporphyrinogen III oxidase, protein MAPLAVYVHTPFCPTKCGYCDFNSFAMSGPIQGRVSSAIEREIAASPTRGTPAKSIFFGGGTPTYLSALHLTSLLRATLAAHPPTDECEITSEANPGTADADKFAAMRGAGFNRLSLGAQSFRDDDLARLGRVHRASEIERAVTLARDAGFQNLNLDLMFALPGQTVADWRSNLERAFELGTEHLSLYCLTLEPNTPFSKEHRAGRLTLPEEEHQVEMYDLAVDLASEAGYLQYEISNFARPGFECRHNLAYWRCEQYAGYGPGAVGRLGLPQGPTRYTNLKHPRAYAEAVERGERLWCESEALTEENLRMEKILLGLRLDEGLDSQGLDLSEEALRSLEERAWIRRTEGQIQLTRAGKHFCNEVALALC, encoded by the coding sequence ATGGCCCCGCTGGCGGTCTACGTCCACACCCCCTTCTGCCCGACCAAGTGCGGATACTGCGACTTCAATAGCTTTGCGATGTCGGGGCCGATTCAGGGCCGCGTGAGTTCGGCAATCGAGCGCGAGATCGCCGCATCCCCTACGCGAGGGACCCCGGCGAAATCGATCTTCTTCGGCGGAGGAACCCCCACGTATCTCTCCGCCTTGCACTTGACCTCGCTGCTCCGGGCCACGCTCGCGGCGCACCCGCCCACCGACGAGTGTGAGATCACCTCAGAGGCCAACCCCGGAACCGCCGATGCCGACAAGTTCGCCGCGATGCGGGGAGCGGGGTTCAACCGCCTGAGCCTGGGCGCGCAGAGCTTTCGCGACGACGACTTGGCGCGATTGGGGAGGGTGCATCGGGCTTCCGAGATCGAGCGGGCGGTGACGTTGGCCCGCGATGCGGGGTTTCAGAACCTCAACCTCGACCTCATGTTCGCTCTGCCGGGCCAGACCGTCGCCGATTGGAGGTCGAACCTCGAACGGGCGTTCGAACTCGGCACGGAGCACTTGAGCCTCTACTGCCTTACGCTCGAACCGAACACCCCCTTCTCCAAGGAGCACCGCGCCGGGCGTCTTACGCTCCCAGAGGAGGAGCATCAGGTCGAAATGTACGATCTCGCGGTCGATCTGGCTTCCGAAGCGGGATACCTCCAGTACGAGATCAGCAACTTTGCCAGGCCGGGATTCGAGTGCAGGCACAACCTCGCCTATTGGCGCTGCGAGCAGTACGCCGGATATGGCCCAGGCGCCGTCGGGAGGCTCGGCCTTCCGCAAGGGCCCACCCGTTACACCAACCTCAAGCACCCGCGAGCCTATGCGGAGGCGGTCGAGCGCGGCGAGCGGCTCTGGTGCGAGAGCGAGGCGCTCACCGAGGAGAACCTCCGCATGGAGAAGATTCTGCTCGGGCTCAGACTCGACGAGGGCCTGGACTCTCAGGGCCTCGACCTCTCGGAGGAGGCGCTCAGGTCGCTGGAAGAGCGGGCCTGGATTCGCCGGACCGAGGGCCAGATTCAGTTGACGCGCGCGGGAAAGCACTTCTGCAACGAAGTGGCGCTCGCCCTCTGCTGA
- a CDS encoding crossover junction endodeoxyribonuclease RuvC, with the protein MVILGIDPGYERMGFGCILKTGSTLRHLASGTIQTPRIGLAERLKVIHAEIERLIAEHQPDVLAVEKLIFAANKTTAFDVAKAVGVVLLAASERGIEVSEFSPPEVKQSVVGFGAAEKKQVQFMVAKLLGLKEAPKPDDAADALAVAICCSFKRPLTRPLAARDPG; encoded by the coding sequence ATGGTGATCCTCGGCATCGACCCTGGGTACGAAAGAATGGGGTTTGGCTGCATCCTCAAGACGGGTTCGACCCTTCGGCACCTTGCGAGCGGAACGATCCAGACCCCTCGGATCGGGTTGGCCGAGCGGCTGAAGGTCATTCACGCCGAGATCGAACGCTTGATCGCGGAGCACCAGCCCGATGTGTTGGCGGTCGAGAAGCTGATCTTCGCGGCCAACAAGACCACGGCGTTCGACGTGGCGAAGGCGGTGGGCGTGGTGCTGCTGGCGGCGAGCGAGCGGGGAATCGAGGTCAGCGAGTTTTCGCCGCCCGAGGTGAAGCAATCGGTGGTGGGCTTTGGCGCGGCGGAGAAAAAGCAGGTGCAATTCATGGTGGCGAAGCTGCTCGGCCTGAAGGAAGCGCCCAAGCCGGACGACGCCGCCGACGCGCTGGCCGTGGCGATTTGCTGCTCGTTCAAGCGCCCCCTAACCCGTCCGCTCGCGGCTCGGGATCCGGGGTAG